In the Corvus cornix cornix isolate S_Up_H32 chromosome 18, ASM73873v5, whole genome shotgun sequence genome, one interval contains:
- the UNC13D gene encoding protein unc-13 homolog D isoform X5 gives MWDSDVVESMRHKLGELTDLHGLKRIFKDARKDKGQDDFLGNVVVRLKDLHCWNDHWYQLEPRTETYPDRGHCHLQFLLTHKKRATTSSRTQPSYTVHRHLLQQLVSYEILQHQQAGSTSWDGELSSHASTVLYLHATQKDLSDFHQDMAQWLAYSKLYQSLEFNSSCLLHQITSIEYQWVRERLRPEQKAELAESFQSLLTYGVSLIRRFRIIFPLSVPRSTERLQSLLRVLVQMCKTKAFRELCTPSPDLPQMVSTALKSGTTEWFHMQKQHLKPMVKSIEENSKALSKLLLEVIEDLKQCQKIWNKLFSTNLKLNIFSIAYLELESLVAEHVQEQLHKVDSSMSRPTAESLFDLYRKLQELYEMKDSLSRRDGPLALSNFHQWFEEALPLWLQKAYTTTLERAQKAIQMDQLKPCGYQKHSTSTVDLSTCYAQIVTTWQQLNWPDPDKAFMIMVNLLEDMCKISLMYCKLIKERAEALSLSERNEGEAANKLCIVVNNIEQLRLLMLKLPSQLDWAQLEQRMRGVIDPQQIQNALHNQLNSTVACLDHEVRDVVQALATKLEKGIARHIQELSSSSDTQKPEDSIIPLMKFLESELQYLNEHLVQENFKSLLTLLWHHTLSVLSAAGGPQVPSVQHYQRLFCALKSLELCFHAEGCGLPLETLHTATFQTLETHLALCSASSRKLIQKYFSNRIQQQLDTSSEKYGAVTIKALYRPLEQKLHVEVLNATNLIPLDSNGSSDPFVQLTLEPRHEFPEVVARTTQCKKNELHPLFDEAFDFLIPPEKCRQEGACLLLTVFDYDVLGANDLEGEAFFPLCHLPGLDTEEADMGRVPQTRLPLTHPKPTDEILQLLESRKRDKEAQAFAKLRKQRAKQSKERE, from the exons ATGTG GGATTCAGACGTGGTGGAGTCGATGCGGCACAAGCTGGGGGAGCTGACGGACCTCCACGGCCTCAAAAG GATCTTCAAAGACGCTCGAAAAGACAAAGGGCAGGACGATTTCCTGGGGAACGTGGTGGTGCGCCTGAAG GACCTGCACTGCTGGAATGACCATTGGTACCAGCTGGAGCCACGGACAGAGACTTATCCCGACCGGGGACACTGTCACCTGCAGTTCCTACTGACTCACAAGAAG AGAGCCACCACGAGCAGCCGGACACAGCCAAGCTACACCGTCCACCgccacctcctgcagcagctggtgtcCTACGAGATCCTCCAGCACCAG CAGGCCGGCAGCACCTCCTGGGACGGGGAGCTGAGCAGCCACGCCAGCACCGTGCTGTACCTGCACGCCACACAGAAGGACCTCTCCGACTTCCACCAAGACATGGC gcaGTGGCTGGCCTACAGCAAACTCTACCAGAGCCTGGAGTTcaacagcagctgcctcctccacCAGATCACCAGCATCGAGTACCAGTGGGTGCGGGAGCGCCTGAGGCCAGAGCAG aaagcagagctggccGAGTCCTTCCAGTCCTTGCTGACCTACGGGGTCTCCCTCATCCGTAGGTTCCGCATCATTTTCCCCCTCTCCGTGCCGAGGTCCACGGAGAGGCTCCAGTCCCTGCTGCG GGTCCTGGTTCAGATgtgcaaaacaaaagctttccGTGAGCTCTGCACACCCAGCCCTGACCTTCCCCAGATGGTCTCCACAGCTCTGAAG TCAGGCACCACGGAGTGGTTTCACATGCAGAAGCAGCACCTCAAGCCCATGGTGAAG AGCATAGAGGAGAATAGCAAAGCCTTGTCCAAGCTCCTTCTGGAGGTAATAGAAGATCTCAAGCAGTGCCAAAAGATCTGGAATAAATTGTTCAGCAC CAACCTGAAGCTGAATATCTTCTCCATTGCCTACCTGGAGCTGGAGAGCCTG GTTGCGGAGCAtgtccaggagcagctgcacaaGGTGGACAGCAGCATGTCCAGACCCACAGCTGAGAGCCTCTTTGATCTCTAcaggaagctgcaggagctctATGAGATGAAGGACTCCCTCTCAAGGAG GGATGGACCTCTGGCTCTGAGCAATTTCCACCAGTGGTTCGAGGAAGCTTTGCCCCTGTGGCTGCAGAAGGCCTACACCACCACGCTAGAGAGGGCTCAGAAAGCCATCCAGATGGACCAG CTGAAGCCTTGCGGGTACCAAAAGCACAGCACATCCACTGTTGACCTGTCCACCTGCTACGCCCAGATCGTGACAACCTGGCAGCAGCTCAACTGGCCAGACCCTGACAAAGCCTTCATGATCATGGTCAATCTCCTGGAG GACATGTGCAAGATCTCCCTGATGTACTGCAAGCTCATCAAGGAGAGGGCTGAGGCTCTGTCGCTGAGTGAGCGGAACGAGGGCGAGGCAGCCAACAAG ctctgcatcGTGGTGAACAACATCGAGCAGCTCCGGCTGCTGATGCTGAAGCTGCCGTCACAGCTGGACTGGGCCCAGCTGGAGCAGCGCATGAGGGGCGTCATCGACCCACAGCAGATCCAGAATGCTCTGCACAACCAGCTCAACAGCACCGTGGCCTGCCTGGACCATGAGGTCCGGGATGTGGTGCAAGCCCTGGCCACCAAG ctggaaaagggcATTGCCAGGCACATCCAGGAGCTCTCATCTTCCAGTGACACCCAGAAGCCTGAGGAT TCCATCATCCCGCTCATGAAGTTCCTGGAGTCGGAGCTGCAGTACCTCAATGAGCATCTGGTCCAGGAGAACTTCAAAAG cctcctcactCTCCTGTGGCACCACACCCTGTCCGTGCTCTCAGCAGCAGGGGGGCCGCAGGTGCCCTCGGTCCAGCACTACCAGAGGCTGTTCTGTGCCCTGAAG agcctggagctgtgcttccACGCCGAGGGCTGCGGGCTGCCGCTGGAGACCCTCCACACTGCAACCTTCCAG ACACTGGAGACTCACCTGGCCCTCTGCTCCGCCAGCAGCCGCAAACTCATCCAGAAATACTTCAGCAACAGGATCCAGCAGCAG CTGGACACCAGCTCAGAGAAGTACGGGGCCGTGACCATCAAAGCTCTGTACCGGCCTTTGGAGCAGAAACTCCATGTGGAAGTGCTCAACGCCACCAACCTCATCCCACTGGACTCCAACG GCTCCAGCGACCCCTTCGTCCAGCTCACGCTGGAGCCCCGGCACGAGTTCCCCGAGGTGGTGGCCCGGACCACCCAGTGCAAGAAGAACGAGCTGCACCCCCTCTTCGATGAAGCCTTCGACTT CTTGATCCCCCCCGAGAAGTGTCGGCAGGAGGGGGCCTGTCTGCTGCTGACCGTGTTTGACTACGACGTGCTGGGGGCCAACGACCTGGAGGGCGAAGCCTTCTTCCCCCTGTGCCACCTGCCCGGCCTCGACACCGAGGAGGCTGACATGGGACGGGTGCCCCAGACCCGGCTCCCCCTCACCCACCCCAAGCCCACGG ATGagatcctgcagctgctggagtcCAGGAAAAGGGACAAAGAGGCTCAGGCCTTCGCTAAGCTCCGCAAGCAGCGAGCCAAGCAGTCCAAGGAGAGGGAGTGA
- the UNC13D gene encoding protein unc-13 homolog D isoform X3 has product MDLSHRFSKDELALLYEEVLYTIRHRLGKPEQQHIGDSQELYSYVQKAFGMDAEEHSVIMQKVMELESPIYCLKATVKEAKGILGKDVSGLSDPYCLLGIEVRSQEPAHPDHKKRMKAVVKDLIPEDQIHRTQVINQTLSPVWNETFILEFKDAETASFHLDMWDSDVVESMRHKLGELTDLHGLKRIFKDARKDKGQDDFLGNVVVRLKDLHCWNDHWYQLEPRTETYPDRGHCHLQFLLTHKKRATTSSRTQPSYTVHRHLLQQLVSYEILQHQQAGSTSWDGELSSHASTVLYLHATQKDLSDFHQDMAQWLAYSKLYQSLEFNSSCLLHQITSIEYQWVRERLRPEQKAELAESFQSLLTYGVSLIRRFRIIFPLSVPRSTERLQSLLRVLVQMCKTKAFRELCTPSPDLPQMVSTALKSGTTEWFHMQKQHLKPMVKSIEENSKALSKLLLEVIEDLKQCQKIWNKLFSTNLKLNIFSIAYLELESLVAEHVQEQLHKVDSSMSRPTAESLFDLYRKLQELYEMKDSLSRRDGPLALSNFHQWFEEALPLWLQKAYTTTLERAQKAIQMDQLKPCGYQKHSTSTVDLSTCYAQIVTTWQQLNWPDPDKAFMIMVNLLEDMCKISLMYCKLIKERAEALSLSERNEGEAANKLCIVVNNIEQLRLLMLKLPSQLDWAQLEQRMRGVIDPQQIQNALHNQLNSTVACLDHEVRDVVQALATKLEKGIARHIQELSSSSDTQKPEDSIIPLMKFLESELQYLNEHLVQENFKSLLTLLWHHTLSVLSAAGGPQVPSVQHYQRLFCALKSLELCFHAEGCGLPLETLHTATFQTLETHLALCSASSRKLIQKYFSNRIQQQLDTSSEKYGAVTIKALYRPLEQKLHVEVLNATNLIPLDSNGSSDPFVQLTLEPRHEFPEVVARTTQCKKNELHPLFDEAFDFLIPPEKCRQEGACLLLTVFDYDVLGANDLEGEAFFPLCHLPGLDTEEADMGRVPQTRLPLTHPKPTDEILQLLESRKRDKEAQAFAKLRKQRAKQSKERE; this is encoded by the exons ATGGATCTGTCCCACCGGTTCTCCAAGGACGAG CTGGCCCTGCTCTACGAGGAGGTTCTCTACACCATCCGGCACCGCCTGGGCAAGCCCGAGCAGCAGCACATCGGGGACTCCCAGGAGCTCTACTCCTACGTGCAGAAG GCTTTTGGCATGGACGCAGAGGAGCACAGTGTCATCATGCAGAAGGTCATGGAGCTGGAG aGCCCCATTTACTGCCTGAAAGCCACTGTGAAGGAAGCCAAGGGGATTTTGGGTAAAGACGTCAGCG GACTCAGTGACCCCTACTGCCTGCTGGGCATCGAGGTCAGGAGCCAGGAACCAGCCCACCCCGACCACAAGAAGAGGATGAAGGCAGTGGTCAAAGACCTCATCCCTGAAGACCAAATCCATCGCACCCAAGTCATAAACCAGACCCTCAGCCCGGTGTGGAACGAGACGTTCATCCT GGAGTTTAAAGATGCGGAGACAGCCAGCTTCCACCTGGACATGTG GGATTCAGACGTGGTGGAGTCGATGCGGCACAAGCTGGGGGAGCTGACGGACCTCCACGGCCTCAAAAG GATCTTCAAAGACGCTCGAAAAGACAAAGGGCAGGACGATTTCCTGGGGAACGTGGTGGTGCGCCTGAAG GACCTGCACTGCTGGAATGACCATTGGTACCAGCTGGAGCCACGGACAGAGACTTATCCCGACCGGGGACACTGTCACCTGCAGTTCCTACTGACTCACAAGAAG AGAGCCACCACGAGCAGCCGGACACAGCCAAGCTACACCGTCCACCgccacctcctgcagcagctggtgtcCTACGAGATCCTCCAGCACCAG CAGGCCGGCAGCACCTCCTGGGACGGGGAGCTGAGCAGCCACGCCAGCACCGTGCTGTACCTGCACGCCACACAGAAGGACCTCTCCGACTTCCACCAAGACATGGC gcaGTGGCTGGCCTACAGCAAACTCTACCAGAGCCTGGAGTTcaacagcagctgcctcctccacCAGATCACCAGCATCGAGTACCAGTGGGTGCGGGAGCGCCTGAGGCCAGAGCAG aaagcagagctggccGAGTCCTTCCAGTCCTTGCTGACCTACGGGGTCTCCCTCATCCGTAGGTTCCGCATCATTTTCCCCCTCTCCGTGCCGAGGTCCACGGAGAGGCTCCAGTCCCTGCTGCG GGTCCTGGTTCAGATgtgcaaaacaaaagctttccGTGAGCTCTGCACACCCAGCCCTGACCTTCCCCAGATGGTCTCCACAGCTCTGAAG TCAGGCACCACGGAGTGGTTTCACATGCAGAAGCAGCACCTCAAGCCCATGGTGAAG AGCATAGAGGAGAATAGCAAAGCCTTGTCCAAGCTCCTTCTGGAGGTAATAGAAGATCTCAAGCAGTGCCAAAAGATCTGGAATAAATTGTTCAGCAC CAACCTGAAGCTGAATATCTTCTCCATTGCCTACCTGGAGCTGGAGAGCCTG GTTGCGGAGCAtgtccaggagcagctgcacaaGGTGGACAGCAGCATGTCCAGACCCACAGCTGAGAGCCTCTTTGATCTCTAcaggaagctgcaggagctctATGAGATGAAGGACTCCCTCTCAAGGAG GGATGGACCTCTGGCTCTGAGCAATTTCCACCAGTGGTTCGAGGAAGCTTTGCCCCTGTGGCTGCAGAAGGCCTACACCACCACGCTAGAGAGGGCTCAGAAAGCCATCCAGATGGACCAG CTGAAGCCTTGCGGGTACCAAAAGCACAGCACATCCACTGTTGACCTGTCCACCTGCTACGCCCAGATCGTGACAACCTGGCAGCAGCTCAACTGGCCAGACCCTGACAAAGCCTTCATGATCATGGTCAATCTCCTGGAG GACATGTGCAAGATCTCCCTGATGTACTGCAAGCTCATCAAGGAGAGGGCTGAGGCTCTGTCGCTGAGTGAGCGGAACGAGGGCGAGGCAGCCAACAAG ctctgcatcGTGGTGAACAACATCGAGCAGCTCCGGCTGCTGATGCTGAAGCTGCCGTCACAGCTGGACTGGGCCCAGCTGGAGCAGCGCATGAGGGGCGTCATCGACCCACAGCAGATCCAGAATGCTCTGCACAACCAGCTCAACAGCACCGTGGCCTGCCTGGACCATGAGGTCCGGGATGTGGTGCAAGCCCTGGCCACCAAG ctggaaaagggcATTGCCAGGCACATCCAGGAGCTCTCATCTTCCAGTGACACCCAGAAGCCTGAGGAT TCCATCATCCCGCTCATGAAGTTCCTGGAGTCGGAGCTGCAGTACCTCAATGAGCATCTGGTCCAGGAGAACTTCAAAAG cctcctcactCTCCTGTGGCACCACACCCTGTCCGTGCTCTCAGCAGCAGGGGGGCCGCAGGTGCCCTCGGTCCAGCACTACCAGAGGCTGTTCTGTGCCCTGAAG agcctggagctgtgcttccACGCCGAGGGCTGCGGGCTGCCGCTGGAGACCCTCCACACTGCAACCTTCCAG ACACTGGAGACTCACCTGGCCCTCTGCTCCGCCAGCAGCCGCAAACTCATCCAGAAATACTTCAGCAACAGGATCCAGCAGCAG CTGGACACCAGCTCAGAGAAGTACGGGGCCGTGACCATCAAAGCTCTGTACCGGCCTTTGGAGCAGAAACTCCATGTGGAAGTGCTCAACGCCACCAACCTCATCCCACTGGACTCCAACG GCTCCAGCGACCCCTTCGTCCAGCTCACGCTGGAGCCCCGGCACGAGTTCCCCGAGGTGGTGGCCCGGACCACCCAGTGCAAGAAGAACGAGCTGCACCCCCTCTTCGATGAAGCCTTCGACTT CTTGATCCCCCCCGAGAAGTGTCGGCAGGAGGGGGCCTGTCTGCTGCTGACCGTGTTTGACTACGACGTGCTGGGGGCCAACGACCTGGAGGGCGAAGCCTTCTTCCCCCTGTGCCACCTGCCCGGCCTCGACACCGAGGAGGCTGACATGGGACGGGTGCCCCAGACCCGGCTCCCCCTCACCCACCCCAAGCCCACGG ATGagatcctgcagctgctggagtcCAGGAAAAGGGACAAAGAGGCTCAGGCCTTCGCTAAGCTCCGCAAGCAGCGAGCCAAGCAGTCCAAGGAGAGGGAGTGA